In one Pseudomonas sp. 31-12 genomic region, the following are encoded:
- a CDS encoding DUF2802 domain-containing protein — protein MILEVAVIVLFLFWAGTLAMFLAYIRAQRQIAAQQAQGDALRDQRIKDLAKRVDDYQSGNVRMGEDLHELRAVVGPLPDKLAQLEQRDPSSLSFAQAARLVGMGATVDELTQSCGLTQAEAELMRKLHRN, from the coding sequence TTGATTCTTGAGGTAGCGGTCATTGTCCTGTTCCTTTTCTGGGCAGGCACGCTGGCAATGTTCCTGGCGTACATTCGCGCTCAACGGCAAATTGCCGCGCAACAGGCCCAGGGTGATGCGCTGCGCGATCAGCGCATCAAGGACCTGGCCAAGCGCGTTGATGACTATCAGAGCGGCAACGTGCGCATGGGTGAAGACCTGCACGAACTGCGCGCCGTCGTCGGTCCCCTGCCGGACAAACTGGCGCAGCTTGAACAGCGTGATCCGTCGAGCCTGTCGTTTGCCCAGGCGGCACGCCTGGTCGGGATGGGAGCTACCGTTGATGAACTGACTCAGTCTTGCGGGTTGACCCAGGCTGAAGCGGAATTGATGCGCAAGCTGCACAGGAACTGA
- a CDS encoding heme lyase CcmF/NrfE family subunit, protein MTSGLFIPELGHLAMILALCFALVQAIVPLLGAWRGDRLWMSLAQPAAWGQFTFLVFAFGCLTYAFMADDFSVAYVASNSNSALPWYYKFSAVWGAHEGSLLLWALILGGWTFAVSVFSRQLPQVMLARVLAVMGMISTGFLLFLILTSNPFKRILPQVPSDGADLNPLLQDIGLIVHPPMLYMGYVGFSVAFAFAIAALMGGRLDAAWARWSRPWTIVAWAFLGIGITLGSWWAYYELGWGGWWFWDPVENASFMPWLVGTALIHSLAVTEKRGVFKSWTVLLAIAAFSLSLLGTFLVRSGVLTSVHAFASDPERGVFILIFLLFVVGGSLTLFALRAPVVKSHVGFNLWSRETLLLGNNLVLVVAASMILLGTLYPLILDAMTGAKLSVGPPYFNALFIPLMALLMMVMAVGMLVRWKDTPVKWLMSMLTPVLLGSAALAVVAGVAYGDFNWAVIATFMLAAWVLLAGVRDILDKTRHKGLIKGLPTLTRSYWGMQIAHLGIAVCALGVVLSSQNSAERDLRLAPGESMDLAGYHFVFEGAKHYEGPNFTSDKGTVRVIRDGKEVSVLHPEKRLYTVQNSVMTEAGIDAGFTRDIYVALGEPLGDGAWAVRVHVKPFVRWIWFGGLLTGFGGLLAAMDRRYRVKVKSRVREALGMTGATA, encoded by the coding sequence ATGACATCCGGACTGTTTATTCCTGAACTCGGCCACCTGGCCATGATCCTGGCGCTTTGCTTCGCGCTGGTTCAGGCCATCGTGCCGTTGCTCGGCGCCTGGCGTGGTGACCGTTTGTGGATGAGCCTCGCGCAGCCGGCCGCCTGGGGTCAGTTCACTTTCCTGGTGTTCGCCTTCGGTTGCCTGACCTACGCGTTCATGGCCGACGACTTCTCCGTCGCCTATGTGGCCAGCAACTCCAACAGCGCCTTGCCTTGGTACTACAAGTTCAGCGCGGTGTGGGGCGCTCACGAAGGTTCGCTGCTGCTGTGGGCCTTGATCCTCGGCGGCTGGACCTTTGCAGTGTCGGTGTTCTCCCGGCAGTTGCCGCAAGTGATGCTGGCCCGCGTGCTGGCCGTGATGGGCATGATCAGTACCGGTTTCCTGCTGTTCCTGATTCTTACTTCGAACCCGTTCAAGCGCATCCTGCCGCAAGTGCCCAGCGATGGCGCGGACCTCAATCCGCTCCTGCAAGACATCGGCCTGATCGTTCACCCGCCGATGCTGTACATGGGTTACGTCGGTTTCTCGGTGGCCTTCGCCTTCGCCATTGCGGCGCTGATGGGCGGTCGTCTTGATGCGGCGTGGGCGCGCTGGTCGCGTCCATGGACCATCGTTGCCTGGGCCTTCCTCGGCATCGGCATCACGCTCGGTTCGTGGTGGGCCTACTACGAACTCGGCTGGGGCGGCTGGTGGTTCTGGGACCCGGTGGAAAACGCCTCGTTCATGCCTTGGCTGGTCGGTACGGCGCTCATTCACTCGTTGGCGGTCACGGAAAAACGTGGCGTGTTCAAGAGCTGGACCGTGTTGCTGGCCATCGCCGCATTCTCGTTGAGCTTGCTCGGGACCTTCCTCGTGCGTTCCGGCGTGTTGACCTCGGTTCACGCGTTTGCGTCCGATCCTGAGCGCGGCGTGTTCATTCTGATTTTCCTGCTGTTCGTGGTCGGCGGTTCGCTGACGCTGTTCGCCCTGCGCGCGCCGGTGGTGAAGAGCCACGTCGGTTTCAACCTGTGGTCCCGGGAAACCCTGCTGCTGGGCAACAACCTGGTGCTGGTGGTGGCGGCGTCGATGATTCTGCTGGGCACGTTGTACCCGCTGATTCTCGATGCGATGACCGGCGCCAAGCTGTCGGTCGGCCCGCCGTACTTCAACGCGCTGTTCATTCCGTTGATGGCGTTGCTGATGATGGTGATGGCGGTCGGCATGCTGGTGCGCTGGAAAGACACCCCGGTCAAATGGCTGATGAGCATGCTCACGCCGGTGTTGCTTGGCAGTGCTGCGTTGGCCGTGGTGGCTGGCGTCGCTTACGGCGATTTCAACTGGGCGGTGATCGCCACGTTCATGCTCGCCGCGTGGGTGTTGCTGGCCGGTGTGCGCGACATCCTCGACAAGACCCGTCACAAAGGCCTGATCAAAGGCCTGCCGACCTTGACCCGCAGCTACTGGGGCATGCAGATCGCGCACTTGGGCATCGCCGTGTGTGCCCTCGGTGTGGTGCTGTCGAGCCAGAACAGTGCCGAGCGCGATTTGCGCCTGGCGCCGGGCGAGTCCATGGACCTGGCCGGTTATCACTTCGTGTTCGAAGGCGCCAAGCACTACGAAGGCCCGAACTTCACCTCCGACAAGGGCACCGTGCGAGTGATCCGCGATGGCAAGGAAGTCAGCGTATTGCACCCGGAAAAACGCCTGTACACCGTGCAGAACTCGGTGATGACCGAAGCCGGGATCGACGCCGGTTTCACCCGTGACATTTACGTCGCACTCGGCGAACCGCTGGGCGATGGCGCCTGGGCTGTGCGCGTGCACGTCAAACCGTTCGTGCGCTGGATCTGGTTCGGCGGGCTGCTGACAGGTTTCGGCGGGTTGCTGGCGGCGATGGATCGCCGTTATCGGGTCAAGGTGAAAAGCCGTGTGCGTGAAGCACTGGGCATGACAGGAGCCACTGCATGA
- the ccmA gene encoding cytochrome c biogenesis heme-transporting ATPase CcmA translates to MTSPVLQTVALACERDLRLLFENLELRLASGEMVQISGPNGSGKTSLLRLLSGLMQPTAGEVLLNGQPLNDQRLELARNLLWIGHAAGIKDLLTPEENLTWLCALHQPAPHEAIWQALADVGLRGFEDVPCHTLSAGQKRRVALARLYLDSPPLWILDEPFTALDKQGVAQLEEHLAAHCERGGMVVLTTHHTLSRMPASYRDIDLGKWAV, encoded by the coding sequence TTGACCAGTCCTGTCCTGCAAACCGTTGCCCTCGCTTGTGAGCGAGACCTTCGGCTGCTCTTCGAAAATCTCGAATTGAGACTGGCCAGTGGCGAAATGGTGCAAATCAGCGGCCCCAACGGCAGTGGCAAGACCAGCCTGCTGCGTCTGTTATCCGGCTTGATGCAACCGACCGCCGGTGAAGTGCTGCTCAATGGCCAGCCGCTGAACGATCAGCGCCTGGAACTGGCGCGCAACCTGTTGTGGATCGGCCATGCCGCCGGCATCAAGGACTTGCTGACGCCGGAGGAGAACCTGACCTGGCTCTGCGCCCTGCATCAACCGGCCCCCCACGAGGCGATCTGGCAAGCGCTGGCCGATGTCGGACTGCGCGGTTTCGAGGATGTTCCCTGTCACACGTTGTCTGCCGGGCAGAAGCGCCGCGTGGCGTTGGCACGGCTGTATCTGGACAGCCCGCCGCTGTGGATCCTCGACGAACCGTTCACCGCGCTCGACAAACAAGGCGTGGCGCAACTCGAAGAACACCTGGCCGCCCACTGCGAGCGCGGCGGCATGGTGGTGCTGACCACTCACCACACGCTGAGCCGCATGCCGGCCAGCTATCGCGATATCGATCTGGGGAAATGGGCCGTATGA
- the motD gene encoding flagellar motor protein MotD produces MMARRRQPEEHVNHERWLVSYADFITLLFAFFVVMYSISSINEGKYKVISQALIGVFTDADRSLKPIPIGEERPQTVTPAKPLVKDSEQVDAGVSGASDPLKSIADDISAAFGDLIKSNQMTVRGNELWVEIELNSSLLFGSGDAMPSDMAFSIIDKVAGILKPFDNPIHVEGFTDDQPIRTAQYPTNWELSSARSASIVRMLAMQGVNPGRLASVGYGEFQPVANNATAEGRARNRRVVLVVSRNLDVRRSLTGTGTAHAQPDAALKRAGTQTAPTPVKSPVRESAVNSPSPALTR; encoded by the coding sequence ATCATGGCTCGTCGTCGGCAACCTGAAGAACACGTCAATCACGAACGCTGGCTCGTTTCCTATGCCGACTTCATCACGTTGCTGTTCGCATTCTTCGTGGTCATGTATTCGATTTCTTCGATCAACGAGGGCAAGTACAAGGTCATCTCGCAGGCGTTGATCGGGGTCTTTACGGATGCCGATCGCTCGCTCAAGCCGATTCCGATTGGTGAAGAACGGCCGCAGACCGTGACCCCGGCCAAGCCGCTGGTCAAGGACAGTGAGCAGGTCGATGCCGGTGTTTCCGGTGCCAGCGATCCGCTGAAAAGCATCGCCGATGACATCAGCGCGGCGTTTGGCGACTTGATCAAGTCCAACCAGATGACCGTGCGCGGCAACGAGTTGTGGGTCGAGATCGAACTCAACTCCAGCCTGTTGTTCGGCAGCGGCGACGCCATGCCCAGCGACATGGCGTTCAGCATCATCGACAAGGTTGCCGGCATTCTGAAACCGTTCGACAACCCGATTCACGTCGAAGGCTTTACCGACGATCAACCGATCCGCACCGCGCAATACCCGACCAACTGGGAACTGTCCTCGGCCAGGTCGGCGAGCATCGTGCGCATGCTGGCGATGCAGGGTGTGAACCCTGGCCGCCTGGCATCGGTGGGTTACGGCGAATTCCAGCCAGTAGCCAACAACGCCACTGCCGAGGGCCGGGCACGCAACCGTCGCGTCGTACTGGTCGTGTCTCGAAATCTCGATGTACGCCGCAGCCTCACCGGCACCGGGACCGCCCATGCGCAACCGGATGCGGCGTTGAAGCGTGCTGGCACACAAACTGCACCGACCCCGGTCAAGTCGCCGGTACGAGAGAGCGCCGTCAATTCTCCGTCGCCTGCATTAACACGTTGA
- the ccmE gene encoding cytochrome c maturation protein CcmE, which produces MNPLRKKRLIIILAILVGVGAAVGLALSALQQNINLFYTPTQIANGEAPQDTRIRAGGMVEKGSLQRSGDSLDVKFIVTDFNKSVTISYRGILPDLFREGQGIVALGKLNADGVVVADEVLAKHDEKYMPPEVTKALKDSGQSAPTPAKEG; this is translated from the coding sequence GTGAATCCGCTGCGCAAAAAGCGTCTTATCATCATTCTCGCGATCCTGGTGGGTGTCGGCGCAGCCGTCGGCCTGGCCCTGAGCGCCCTGCAGCAGAACATCAATCTGTTTTACACCCCGACCCAGATCGCCAACGGCGAAGCCCCGCAAGACACGCGCATTCGTGCCGGCGGCATGGTCGAGAAAGGTTCGCTGCAACGTTCCGGCGACTCGCTGGACGTGAAATTCATCGTCACCGACTTCAACAAGTCCGTGACCATCAGCTACCGCGGCATCCTCCCGGACCTGTTCCGCGAAGGACAGGGCATCGTGGCGCTGGGCAAACTGAACGCCGACGGCGTGGTGGTGGCCGACGAAGTGCTGGCCAAGCACGATGAAAAGTACATGCCGCCGGAAGTGACCAAGGCTTTGAAAGACAGTGGTCAATCTGCTCCAACGCCCGCGAAGGAGGGTTGA
- a CDS encoding ParA family protein, translating into MRVWAVANQKGGVGKTTSSIALAGLLAEAGKRVVVVDLDPHGSMTSYFGYDPDSLEHSSYDLFLHKGSVPQGLPGQLLLPTSDERISLLPSSTALATLERQSPGQSGLGLVIAKSLAQLWQDFDYAVIDSPPLLGVLMVNALAASQQLVIPVQTEHLAVKGLERMVNTLAMINRSRKVALPFTIIPTLFDRRTQASLGTLRVLRDKYPEEIWQGYIPIDTRLRDASRAGLTPSQFDGKSRGVLAYRALLKHLLAAQLVPQVA; encoded by the coding sequence ATGAGAGTCTGGGCCGTTGCCAATCAAAAGGGTGGTGTTGGTAAAACCACTTCCTCTATCGCTTTAGCCGGGTTACTGGCCGAGGCGGGCAAGCGCGTGGTCGTGGTCGATCTCGACCCGCACGGTTCGATGACCAGCTACTTCGGCTACGACCCCGACAGCCTGGAACACAGCAGCTACGACCTGTTCCTGCACAAGGGCAGCGTGCCGCAAGGCTTGCCCGGTCAATTGCTGTTGCCGACCAGTGACGAACGCATTTCGTTGTTGCCTTCGAGCACCGCTCTGGCAACGCTTGAACGTCAGTCGCCGGGCCAGAGTGGCCTGGGCCTGGTGATCGCCAAGAGCCTGGCGCAACTGTGGCAGGACTTCGATTACGCGGTCATCGACAGCCCACCGTTGCTCGGCGTGCTGATGGTCAATGCGCTGGCGGCGAGCCAGCAACTGGTGATCCCGGTGCAGACTGAACACCTGGCCGTCAAAGGCCTGGAGCGCATGGTCAACACCCTGGCGATGATCAACCGCTCACGCAAAGTGGCGTTGCCGTTCACCATCATTCCGACCCTGTTCGACCGCCGCACCCAGGCATCCCTCGGGACCCTTCGCGTGCTGCGCGACAAATACCCGGAAGAAATCTGGCAGGGCTACATCCCGATCGACACGCGTCTGCGGGATGCGAGCCGGGCCGGGCTGACGCCTTCGCAATTCGACGGCAAGAGCCGTGGGGTGCTCGCGTACCGCGCACTGCTCAAGCATTTGCTGGCGGCACAACTTGTCCCGCAGGTGGCCTGA
- a CDS encoding heme ABC transporter permease, producing the protein MNWTWFHKLGSPKWFYGISGKLLPWLSIAALLLIGIGVVWGLAFAPPDYQQGNSFRIIYIHVPAAMLAQSVYVMLAVCGIVGLVWKMKLADVALQCAAPIGAWMTAVALVTGAIWGKPTWGSWWVWDARLTSMLILLFLYFGLIALGNAISNRDSAAKACAVLAIVGVINIPIIKYSVEWWNTLHQGATFTLTEKPAMPAEMWLPLLLTVLGFYCFFGAVLLLRMRLEVLKREARASWVKAEVQNSLEAVR; encoded by the coding sequence ATGAACTGGACCTGGTTTCATAAGCTCGGCTCGCCCAAATGGTTTTACGGCATCAGTGGCAAACTGCTGCCGTGGCTGAGCATCGCCGCGTTATTGCTGATCGGCATCGGTGTCGTTTGGGGCCTGGCTTTCGCGCCGCCCGACTACCAGCAAGGCAACAGCTTCCGCATCATCTATATCCACGTTCCCGCGGCCATGCTGGCGCAGTCCGTCTACGTGATGCTGGCGGTGTGCGGCATCGTCGGGCTGGTCTGGAAAATGAAACTGGCCGACGTCGCCCTACAATGCGCGGCGCCTATCGGTGCCTGGATGACCGCCGTGGCGCTGGTCACCGGCGCGATCTGGGGCAAACCGACCTGGGGCTCGTGGTGGGTCTGGGATGCGCGACTTACGTCCATGCTTATTCTGCTGTTTCTGTACTTCGGTCTCATTGCGCTGGGCAACGCGATCAGCAATCGTGACAGCGCGGCCAAGGCCTGCGCGGTCCTGGCGATTGTCGGCGTGATCAACATCCCGATCATCAAATACTCGGTGGAGTGGTGGAACACCCTGCACCAGGGCGCGACCTTCACCCTCACCGAAAAACCGGCGATGCCTGCCGAGATGTGGCTGCCACTGCTGCTGACGGTGCTGGGCTTCTACTGTTTCTTCGGCGCGGTGCTGTTGCTGCGCATGCGCCTTGAAGTGCTCAAGCGCGAAGCCCGGGCGAGCTGGGTGAAAGCGGAAGTGCAGAATAGTCTGGAGGCCGTTCGATGA
- the ccmB gene encoding heme exporter protein CcmB: MSVFGLLVAREARLLFRRPAELANPLVFFAIVVSLFPLAVGPESQLLQTLSPGLVWVAALLSVLLSLDGLFRSDFEDGSLEQWVLSSHPLPLLVLAKVLAHWAFSGLALVLLAPLLALMLGLPTACLPVLLLSLLLGTPVLSLLGAVGAALTVGLKRGGLLLALLILPLYIPVLILGSGALQAALQGMPTTGYLLWLGSLTALAITLTPFAIAAGLKISVGE, translated from the coding sequence ATGAGTGTTTTCGGTCTGTTGGTCGCCCGTGAGGCCCGTCTGTTGTTCCGCCGTCCTGCGGAATTGGCCAATCCGCTGGTATTTTTCGCGATCGTCGTTTCGCTGTTCCCTTTGGCGGTCGGACCCGAGTCTCAATTGTTGCAAACCTTGTCTCCGGGACTGGTCTGGGTGGCGGCCCTTTTATCGGTCCTGCTCTCGCTGGACGGGCTCTTTCGCAGTGATTTCGAAGACGGATCGCTTGAACAGTGGGTCCTTTCGTCGCACCCCCTGCCTCTTCTGGTTTTGGCCAAGGTACTGGCACACTGGGCCTTCTCTGGCCTGGCACTGGTTTTGCTCGCTCCACTGCTGGCGTTGATGCTCGGTTTGCCAACCGCCTGTCTGCCGGTGTTGCTGCTTTCTTTATTGCTGGGTACACCGGTGCTGAGCCTGCTTGGTGCGGTGGGCGCAGCCCTGACGGTGGGATTGAAGCGTGGCGGTCTGTTGCTGGCGCTGCTGATTCTGCCGCTGTACATCCCGGTGTTGATTCTCGGCAGTGGTGCCTTGCAGGCAGCGTTGCAGGGCATGCCGACGACCGGTTATCTCTTGTGGCTTGGTAGCCTGACCGCCCTGGCGATAACTCTGACACCGTTTGCAATAGCTGCTGGCCTGAAGATCAGCGTCGGCGAATAA
- a CDS encoding chemotaxis protein CheW, producing MSNQATNAKGSEDPILQWVTFKLDNETYGINVMRVQEVLRYTEIAPVPGAPSYVLGIINLRGNVVTVIDTRQRFGLMNAEISDNTRIVIIEADKQVVGIMVDSVAEVVYLRQSEIETAPNVGNEESAKFIQGVCNKNNELLILVELDKMMSEEEWSDLENI from the coding sequence ATGAGTAATCAAGCGACGAATGCAAAAGGTTCTGAAGATCCGATCCTGCAATGGGTAACCTTCAAACTGGACAATGAAACCTACGGCATCAACGTGATGCGTGTTCAGGAAGTCCTGCGCTACACCGAAATCGCCCCGGTTCCGGGTGCTCCGAGCTACGTGCTGGGCATCATCAACCTGCGCGGTAACGTGGTCACCGTGATCGACACCCGTCAGCGCTTCGGCCTGATGAATGCCGAGATCAGCGACAACACCCGTATCGTCATCATCGAAGCCGACAAGCAAGTGGTCGGGATCATGGTCGACAGCGTGGCCGAAGTGGTTTACCTGCGTCAGTCGGAAATCGAAACCGCGCCAAACGTCGGTAACGAAGAGTCCGCCAAGTTCATTCAAGGCGTGTGCAACAAGAACAACGAACTGCTGATCCTGGTCGAACTGGACAAGATGATGAGCGAAGAAGAATGGTCGGACCTGGAGAACATCTGA
- a CDS encoding EscU/YscU/HrcU family type III secretion system export apparatus switch protein: protein MRNPNPPRQAIALKYDGTHAPTLTAKGDEALAEAILKLARDYEVPIYENAELVKLLARMELGESIPEELYRTIAEIIAFAWNLKGKFPAGHDPDAVMVEKDVTERGDDY, encoded by the coding sequence ATGAGAAACCCCAACCCCCCACGCCAGGCCATCGCCCTCAAATACGACGGCACCCACGCCCCTACCCTCACGGCCAAAGGTGACGAAGCACTGGCCGAAGCCATTCTGAAGCTTGCCCGTGATTATGAAGTGCCGATCTATGAAAACGCCGAGCTGGTGAAGCTGCTGGCGCGGATGGAACTGGGGGAAAGTATTCCGGAAGAGTTGTATCGCACGATTGCCGAGATTATTGCGTTTGCGTGGAACCTGAAGGGCAAGTTTCCGGCGGGGCATGATCCGGATGCAGTGATGGTCGAGAAGGATGTTACCGAACGCGGGGATGATTACTAA
- the ccmD gene encoding heme exporter protein CcmD, protein MSFASFGDFLAMGHHALYVWSAYGICLAVLVLNVAAPILGRKRYLQQEARRLRRENGK, encoded by the coding sequence ATGAGTTTTGCTTCATTCGGCGACTTCCTCGCCATGGGCCATCACGCCCTGTATGTCTGGTCGGCCTATGGCATCTGCCTGGCGGTGCTGGTCCTCAACGTGGCGGCGCCGATCCTGGGCCGCAAGCGGTATCTGCAACAAGAGGCGCGTCGTCTGCGCCGGGAGAACGGCAAGTGA
- a CDS encoding CheW domain-containing protein yields MNRPVKITSRPQLALQSYLDSLLMEATEELPLEVEAVAEVIEVVETVEVEAALDEFQAAVLEEQARDAQKSVVAAAPVEAPVLAPVAKAPVVIEEAPAPILAPVSTLAPLLQTLVPPLVEVHLPPSNTPPPVETDGRPSWAAEPFECLLFDVAGLTLAVPLVCLGSIYSLAGHELTPLFGQPEWFLGILPSQVGNLKVLDTARWVMPDRYRDDFRQGLQYVISVQGYEWGLAVHQVSRSLRLDPNEIKWRSHRGQRPWLAGTVIEHMCALLDVSALAELIASGGAKHMGGSKPLHKST; encoded by the coding sequence ATGAATCGGCCGGTGAAAATCACCTCGCGTCCGCAACTGGCGCTCCAGTCTTATCTGGATAGCTTGCTGATGGAGGCAACTGAAGAGTTGCCGCTGGAAGTCGAAGCGGTGGCTGAAGTCATTGAGGTCGTTGAAACGGTCGAGGTTGAAGCGGCACTGGACGAGTTCCAGGCAGCAGTGCTTGAAGAGCAGGCGCGTGATGCGCAGAAGTCCGTTGTGGCTGCCGCGCCTGTCGAAGCGCCAGTGCTTGCGCCGGTCGCAAAAGCCCCGGTGGTGATCGAAGAAGCGCCGGCACCGATCCTGGCGCCAGTCTCGACCCTCGCACCGTTGCTGCAAACCCTCGTGCCGCCGTTGGTCGAAGTCCATCTGCCACCGAGCAACACGCCGCCACCGGTGGAAACCGACGGTCGGCCGTCGTGGGCCGCCGAGCCGTTCGAATGCCTGCTGTTCGACGTCGCCGGGTTGACCCTGGCCGTGCCGCTAGTGTGCCTCGGCTCGATTTACTCGCTGGCGGGTCACGAGCTGACGCCGCTGTTCGGTCAGCCGGAATGGTTCCTCGGGATCCTGCCGAGTCAGGTCGGCAACCTGAAAGTCCTGGATACCGCACGCTGGGTCATGCCCGACCGCTACCGCGATGATTTCCGCCAGGGCCTGCAATACGTTATTTCGGTTCAGGGCTACGAGTGGGGGCTGGCGGTGCATCAGGTCAGCCGCTCGTTGCGCCTGGACCCGAATGAAATCAAATGGAGAAGTCACCGAGGTCAGCGGCCATGGCTCGCCGGCACGGTGATTGAGCACATGTGTGCATTGCTGGACGTCTCCGCATTGGCCGAGCTGATCGCCAGCGGCGGGGCAAAGCACATGGGCGGCAGCAAGCCGCTACACAAATCGACATAA
- a CDS encoding flagellar hook-length control protein FliK has product MTGEMNILPLPQTTPATSRPLVVSGDLLKLLTPMEGLITPGQTAKAEVLSLKQADQTFQLLLKVTLESGRQTTVQATSTQPLPQGTSLAITQPSASNLAITVQQAIASSVATLTRIDTAQLPVGTLLQGKVLTSQVLPQVSGQPTVFRSMVSLLNTALSGSTLSIESPTPLRIGTLLSALVQDTQTLKFVPLSNRQEQLAVTQQLVSQQSRQGSLDGLIKVLQNLPPSDQTSSDLRVAVEKLLAGLPDVQQLSTPKGLAQALANSGVFLEAKLLTGQNPTLAPDMKGDLLKLIAQLTPGLPANTNLNAIIAANTLVQSMPSFVRSALGMLGQVSAKPLPTSFPLPERLLQSQDGENDLEHLLRLAAAAVSRLQSHQLSSLEQTGVTDDGRLLSTWQLEIPMRNLQDIVPLQVKFQREEAPEKELPHERRDEREPKQQLWRVDLAFDMEPLGPLQIQAQLIKGSLSSQLWAERPYTASLIESNLAALRQRLLDSGLNVGDLDCHLGTPPQGPQTRLEQRWVDETA; this is encoded by the coding sequence ATGACAGGCGAAATGAACATCCTCCCGCTCCCGCAGACCACCCCCGCGACTTCGCGGCCGCTGGTGGTGAGTGGCGATCTGCTCAAGCTGCTGACGCCGATGGAGGGCCTGATCACACCCGGCCAAACCGCCAAGGCCGAAGTGCTGTCGCTCAAGCAAGCGGATCAGACCTTTCAACTGTTGCTCAAAGTCACCCTTGAGAGCGGCCGCCAGACCACGGTCCAGGCCACCAGCACCCAGCCGCTGCCCCAAGGCACGAGCCTGGCGATCACCCAGCCGTCAGCCAGCAATCTGGCGATCACGGTGCAACAGGCCATCGCGTCCAGCGTCGCCACCCTCACCCGCATCGACACCGCGCAGCTGCCGGTCGGCACCTTGCTGCAAGGCAAAGTGCTGACCTCGCAGGTGCTGCCGCAGGTGTCGGGGCAGCCGACGGTGTTTCGTTCGATGGTGAGCCTGCTGAACACTGCGCTGAGCGGCAGCACGCTGAGCATCGAGAGTCCGACGCCGCTGCGCATCGGCACGTTGTTGAGCGCCCTGGTGCAGGACACGCAAACCCTGAAATTCGTGCCGCTGAGCAATCGTCAGGAGCAGTTGGCGGTCACCCAGCAATTGGTCAGTCAGCAGAGCCGCCAAGGCTCGCTGGATGGCTTGATCAAAGTCCTGCAAAACCTGCCACCGTCAGATCAGACGTCCAGCGACCTGCGGGTTGCCGTGGAAAAACTGCTGGCCGGGTTGCCGGACGTTCAGCAACTGAGTACCCCGAAAGGTTTGGCCCAGGCGCTGGCCAATAGCGGCGTGTTCCTCGAAGCGAAACTGCTGACCGGGCAAAATCCGACACTGGCGCCGGACATGAAAGGCGATCTGCTCAAGCTGATCGCGCAACTGACACCAGGATTGCCGGCCAACACCAATCTCAACGCGATTATTGCGGCCAACACGCTGGTCCAGTCCATGCCGAGTTTCGTGCGCAGCGCATTGGGCATGCTCGGTCAGGTCAGCGCCAAACCGCTGCCGACCAGTTTCCCGCTGCCCGAACGCCTGCTGCAAAGCCAGGACGGTGAAAACGATCTGGAGCATTTACTGCGTCTGGCTGCGGCGGCGGTTTCGCGCCTGCAAAGCCATCAATTGTCGAGTCTTGAGCAGACCGGCGTCACTGACGATGGTCGACTGCTCAGCACGTGGCAGCTGGAAATCCCCATGCGCAATTTGCAGGACATCGTGCCGTTGCAAGTCAAGTTCCAGCGCGAAGAAGCGCCGGAGAAAGAACTGCCGCACGAACGTCGGGACGAACGCGAGCCGAAGCAACAACTGTGGCGCGTGGACCTGGCGTTCGACATGGAACCGCTGGGCCCGTTGCAGATTCAGGCGCAGCTGATCAAGGGCAGCCTGTCCAGCCAGCTGTGGGCCGAACGGCCGTACACCGCCAGCCTGATCGAAAGCAATCTGGCCGCGCTGCGCCAGCGCTTGCTGGATTCCGGGCTGAACGTCGGTGATCTCGACTGCCACCTCGGCACCCCGCCGCAAGGCCCGCAAACCCGCCTCGAACAACGCTGGGTCGACGAAACCGCATGA